From one Lycium barbarum isolate Lr01 chromosome 6, ASM1917538v2, whole genome shotgun sequence genomic stretch:
- the LOC132599653 gene encoding uncharacterized protein LOC132599653 — protein sequence MKAERNKLKRIVNEMDIDERFNMRSLINEIEDVSIERDNLKKKLEENDFVNLQEAAKLSILEEKVKEMEFISAQEAGAQEAGRVVTLEKKIKKLKTIIFISCVLFLVFLVGMMK from the coding sequence ATGAAGGCGGAAAGAAACAAATTGAAAAGGATAGTCAATGAAATGGATATCGATGAAAGGTTTAATATGAGGAGTCTAATTAATGAGATCGAGGATGTTAGTATTGAAAGGGACAATTTgaagaagaaacttgaagaaaatgatttTGTCAATCTCCAAGAGGCTGCCAAACTTAGTATTTTGGAGGAGAAAGTTAAAGAAATGGAGTTTATATCAGCTCAAGAGGCCGGAGCTCAAGAGGCTGGAAGAGTTGTGACTTTGGAgaagaaaatcaagaagttgaaaacTATCATTTTTATTTCATGTGTTTTGTTCCTTGTGTTTCTTGTTGGGATGATGAAGTGA